One region of Gammaproteobacteria bacterium genomic DNA includes:
- a CDS encoding creatininase family protein, with amino-acid sequence MKLETATSREVADYLEECSGIVLPTGSLEQHGPIGLIGTDALCVTTISERAATESTMLVAPTLCYTPAQFNMNFAGTVSVTARAFAQLFEDILRSLHRQKFQFIYVLNGHGANLAPMRSAVHDLYLDLDDRAPKVKLRSWWEYPTVDTIRKELYGHWEGMHGTPSEVAITQASVRVVESPSHLPPAPLSEEFIRDHTGDFHGPASEHARDFPDGRVGSHSELASIEHGEALIAAAASALIGEFKSWMAESN; translated from the coding sequence TTGAAACTTGAAACCGCAACCAGTCGCGAAGTTGCCGATTATCTCGAAGAGTGTTCGGGCATCGTTCTGCCAACCGGCTCCCTAGAGCAACACGGGCCCATTGGCCTGATCGGCACAGACGCGCTTTGCGTTACCACTATTTCTGAACGGGCAGCCACAGAATCCACAATGCTGGTTGCGCCGACTCTTTGTTACACACCAGCTCAATTCAATATGAACTTTGCCGGTACGGTTTCGGTGACGGCGCGAGCATTTGCTCAACTGTTTGAGGACATTCTTCGATCACTACATCGACAGAAGTTTCAGTTCATCTATGTATTGAACGGCCATGGTGCCAATCTGGCTCCCATGCGCAGTGCAGTGCACGATCTATATCTTGATCTCGATGACCGAGCACCAAAGGTCAAGCTGCGAAGCTGGTGGGAATATCCCACAGTAGACACTATACGGAAGGAACTTTACGGCCACTGGGAGGGCATGCATGGCACACCCTCTGAGGTTGCAATCACCCAAGCCAGCGTACGAGTGGTTGAGTCACCAAGCCATCTGCCACCCGCACCATTGAGTGAAGAATTTATCCGGGATCACACAGGAGATTTTCACGGCCCCGCGAGTGAACACGCGCGTGATTTTCCTGACGGCCGGGTGGGTTCACATTCGGAACTCGCCAGTATTGAGCACGGTGAGGCCCTGATTGCAGCAGCGGCAAGCGCCTTAATTGGCGAGTTCAAATCATGGATGGCTGAATCTAATTGA
- a CDS encoding transporter substrate-binding domain-containing protein: protein MKLFKRYVLFLACLIGLAAMQTAQAQDSLLNTILKEGVLKVGTTGDWDPMTMRDPADNSYKGFDIDVSTALAADLGVKIEYVPTEWKTLVAGVTSGKYHMTGSASVNPKRAKVAGYSMSYVDVGQLPLILKKNADRFNGWEDINQEGVTVAAILGTTQEQYVKSFFPKAKHAIVEAPATDFSEVLSGRADVHITSNIAAYKLIGKYPQMMIVPVGHARARTPLAILLPQADQVWINYVNHWISLQKARGLFDKLSAKWGL from the coding sequence ATGAAATTGTTTAAACGATACGTTTTGTTCCTGGCCTGCCTCATCGGTTTGGCCGCAATGCAAACGGCACAAGCTCAAGACTCACTACTCAACACTATACTCAAAGAAGGCGTCCTGAAAGTTGGCACCACGGGGGATTGGGACCCCATGACGATGCGCGACCCTGCTGACAATTCGTATAAGGGTTTTGATATCGATGTCAGCACCGCATTGGCAGCAGATCTTGGCGTCAAAATTGAGTACGTTCCGACCGAATGGAAAACACTGGTTGCTGGCGTCACATCCGGCAAGTACCACATGACCGGGTCAGCTTCCGTTAACCCCAAGCGCGCAAAAGTTGCGGGTTACTCGATGTCTTATGTTGATGTTGGTCAGTTACCGCTGATACTTAAAAAGAACGCTGACCGGTTTAACGGCTGGGAAGATATCAACCAGGAAGGTGTCACTGTGGCCGCAATCCTCGGCACCACCCAAGAGCAATATGTAAAGTCGTTCTTTCCCAAAGCTAAGCATGCAATCGTCGAAGCACCCGCAACTGACTTCTCAGAAGTATTATCAGGCCGGGCTGACGTACACATCACATCAAACATTGCAGCCTATAAACTTATTGGCAAATATCCCCAGATGATGATCGTGCCAGTAGGTCACGCAAGAGCTCGTACACCGCTCGCGATCCTTTTGCCACAGGCAGATCAGGTCTGGATCAACTATGTCAACCACTGGATAAGCCTTCAAAAAGCTCGTGGGCTTTTTGACAAACTGAGCGCCAAGTGGGGACTATAG